A single window of Helicobacter pylori DNA harbors:
- a CDS encoding chorismate mutase → MQKNLDSLLENLRAEIDALDNELSDLLDKRLGIALKIALIKQESPIYCPKREREILKRLSQRDFKHLNGEILTGFYAEVFKISRKFQENALKELKK, encoded by the coding sequence ATGCAAAAGAATTTGGATAGTCTTTTAGAAAATTTAAGGGCTGAAATTGATGCGTTGGATAATGAATTGAGCGATCTTTTAGACAAACGCTTAGGAATCGCTTTAAAAATCGCTCTCATCAAACAAGAAAGCCCCATTTATTGCCCTAAAAGAGAGCGAGAAATTTTAAAACGACTCAGCCAAAGGGACTTCAAACATTTGAATGGAGAAATTCTTACGGGTTTTTATGCAGAGGTTTTTAAGATTTCTAGAAAATTTCAAGAAAACGCTCTCAAAGAGTTAAAAAAATAA